A stretch of DNA from Candidatus Rokuibacteriota bacterium:
CTCGAGCCTCTCGGGCTCGACTTCGGCCTCACGCCCTATCGCATCCAGGTCTCGATCTTCCGCTGGCCCGACGGCTTCACACGCCGCCACCCAGTGGTCATCGACGCCATGCACCGCGCCTGGATGCGCCCCGAGGGGCGCGGGTGCACCCTCATCGGGGTCGAGCTGGGCTCGGGGCACGCGGATCCGGAGAAGTAAGACGAGGGCGTGGACCCGAGCTACGTGGCGCTCTGCCGCGAGCGGCTCGCCGGGCGCTTCCCGGCCTTCGACCGCTCGACCATGCGCGGCGGCTGGGCGGGCATGATCATGATGAGCCCCGACGGCCGCCCGATCATCGACCAGATCCCCTCGGTGCCGGGCCTGTGGGTCATGCTCGGCGACTCCGGCACTTCCTTTAAGACGGCGCCGGCCATCGGCCGCTGTCTCGCCGAGTGGATCGTCAAGGGCAAACCCGAGACCGCGGACCTCTCCCGCTTCCGCTCCACGCGCTTCGCCGAGGGAGCCCTCTGGGTCGACCCGACCGGCTACGGCATCGAGCGGCTGACCATCTCGCGCTAGCGCTTGCGTAAGGCCGGGCGCTTGGCGCGGTCGGCGGCGCGCCAGAGATACCAGGCCGCGGTCGTCCGGTGCGGCCGCCAGCGCTCGCCGAAGGCCAGGAGCGCCTTGGGCTTGGGCTGCTTCCGCAGGCCGTAGGCGACGCGATACCCTTCGCGCACGCCGAAGTCGTCGACCGGCAGGACGTCTTCCCGGCCCAGCGTGAAGATCAGGAACATCTCCACTGTCCAGCGTCCCACTCCGCGGGCCGCCGTGAGCCGCGCGACGAGCTCATCGTCGCTCAAGCGCGCGGCGGCGCGCCGAGTCGGCACGACGCCCGCCGCTGCCTTCCT
This window harbors:
- a CDS encoding DNA-3-methyladenine glycosylase 2 family protein; this translates as MTPSALQHLSRTDPVMRRIIRAIGPCTLEPHRLRWTPFQALVRAVVYQQLHGRAAKAILDRFIALFDGRAFPSPAAVLAVDPRRMRRVGLSRAKARAIRDIARKAAAGVVPTRRAAARLSDDELVARLTAARGVGRWTVEMFLIFTLGREDVLPVDDFGVREGYRVAYGLRKQPKPKALLAFGERWRPHRTTAAWYLWRAADRAKRPALRKR